Proteins from a genomic interval of Papaver somniferum cultivar HN1 chromosome 4, ASM357369v1, whole genome shotgun sequence:
- the LOC113272534 gene encoding uncharacterized protein LOC113272534 yields the protein MDSVPKAPGKEVRHHDNLGFNNESNSQKVPSIELPDDLFEEGLNPWKFSLIGILDLQHIKFVNDAIILRQQWKLVGDCKLIPLGRIFFTIKLDNETDRRFIKSGQWEVLNQVLQVRNWISNFIPSKKITSKAQVWVRFPGLGLEFWKEKILFTICKEIGTPIKIDTATAKCEVGYYANMLVENKRASERRAPPKLKASAEIPHTPFDICDRSMVESSPSKVQPSTSNSVIQPNSTEDSVVLNIATPVTHSSSSGPTNSVVGGRFSALNNSNDKENDIVEDPTVQVELSPKKLLQIAEVTELENSVVKFIDADSGKVTTDSVPLHLGLQWLRHPQGMIAMDVGYVLVFGVHAHVNVVQRRYLWSEMQLISELKKPRAILGDFNVVLSIEEKVGGRSPSRISMTDFNDCINSCELLQAPKIGLDFSWSNCQQGSQRILCNLDRVVFNM from the exons ATGGATTCTGTTCCTAAAGCACCTGGTAAAGAAGTTCGTCATCATGATAATTTAGGTTTTAACAATGAATCGAATTCACAAAAGGTTCCTTCTATTGAACTTCCTGATGATTTATTTGAAGAAGGTTTAAATCCATGGAAGTTTTCACTAATTGGAATATTAGATTTACaacatataaaatttgtaaatgaTGCTATTATTTTACGACAACAATGGAAACTCGTTGGAGATTGTAAGCTCATTCCACTAGGAAGAATTTTTTTCACTATTAAGTTGGATAATGAAACTGATCGCAGATTCATCAAATCAGGTCAATGGGAAGTTTTAAATCAGGTGTTACAAGTAAGAAATTGGATTTCTAATTTTATACCATCAAAGAAAATTACATCTAAAGCTCAAGTTTGGGTTCGTTTTCCTGGTTTGGGCTTGGAATTCTGGAAGGAAAAAATTCTTTTCACTATCTGTAAAGAGATTGGTACTCCCATTAAGATTGATACTGCTACTGCTAAATGTGAAGTTGGGTATTATGCAAATATGTTGGTTGAG AACAAAAGAGCTTCTGAACGCAGAGCTCCACCAAAGCTTAAAGCTAGTGCTGAGATTCCTCATACACCTTTTGACATTTGTGACAGGTCAATGGTTGAAAGTTCTCCATCAAAGGTACAACCTAGTACTTCTAACTCAGTTATTCAGCCTAATTCAACAGAAGATTCAGTTGTTTTAAATATTGCTACTCCAGTTACTCATTCATCTTCTAGTGGTCCAACAAATTCTGTAGTAGGAGGGAGATTTAGCGCACTCAATAATTCTAATGATAAGGAAAATGATATTGTAGAAGACCCAACTGTTCAAGTTGAATTATCTCCTAAAAAATTACTTCAAATTGCAGAAGTAACTGAATTGGAAAATAGTGTGGTGAAATTTATTGATGCTGATTCAGGGAAAGTAACAACAGATTCAGTTCCTTTACATCTTGGTCTTCAGTGGTTAAGACATCCTCAAGGA ATGATAGCTATGGATGTAGGATATGTGCTGGTGTTTGGGGTTCATGCACATGTTAATGTTGTTCAAAGAAGATATTTATGGTCTGAAATGCAACTTATCAGTGAACTTAAAAAACCTCGGGCTATATTAGGTGATTTCAATGTTGTTTTATCAATTgaggaaaaagttggtggtagatCACCTTCAAGGATATCTATGACTGATTTTAATGATTGCATCAATTCATGTGAACTTCTTCAAGCTCCTAAGATTGGCCTAGATTTCTCTTGGTCCAATTGTCAGCAAGGCAGTCAAAGAATACTATGTAATCTAGATAGAGTTGTGTTTAATATGTGA
- the LOC113272535 gene encoding uncharacterized protein LOC113272535 has product MFGDWGYKVGLRLASDHAPLLGGFASVPKPKNAPLRFQKMRPEHPTFMKVVENSWAEKIHGDAPYIFMTKLKFLKHILKDWNWKVFGDVKLKIQEAEDNVKAKMIHSDAHPHNEQALEDLVASQNEDNSREVQYNTMLKKKSIIKWEVEVNDSILDSIPKLITENDQFMLEVIPEADEIKVAVFEMDGDSAPGPDSFSGMFYQACWQIIQDDFVNVVQSCWRRKYIPKGLNSNFLVLLPKSQSPKQPNQFRPIGLSNFSFKVFTKILSMRMASLMNKLVSSQQVAYIKGRSIHEQVLLASELVNEMKKKRRGGNFSLKLDITQAYDSVRWVFLFKVFQQYGFSLAWCDWLKELLSSTKISVMVNGGPNGFFSMHRGLNQGDPLSPILFVFMEEVLSKGLQNMVEKNKLQPMLIRNGISHTHLLFVDDVFIFCNGSKKNLQNLLLFLKDYQRFSGQMDLTSFPDKYLGVIIHSGRIKTAIVYPMVEMMQDYLAVWKVKFKDKNRKCISQWKLSSVCPGLKWACPIIESIGFTDYVKNNIQMKVKDLLHNGIWKIPIELQSYINSPLPIVSGAQDSVIWCGDTKGNFSTALAVNVIRFKQPKLHWPVQIWKHFLHSGISSNIWKIQQGVFVDDQKRVTSFTSPFLDLLITFFNWQNTKVPLSKKSGSQQLLPQ; this is encoded by the exons ATGTTTGGAGACTGGGGTTATAAAGTAGGACTCAGACTTGCATCAGATCATGCACCATTGCTGGGAGGTTTTGCAAGTGTGCCAAAGCCAAAAAATGCTCCTTTAAGATTTCAGAAAATGCGGCCAGAACATCCTACttttatgaaagtggtggaaaaCAGTTGGGCAGAGAAAATTCATGGTGATGCtccttatattttcatgacaaagTTAAAATTTCTCAAGCATATTCTTAAAGACTGGAATTGGAAAGTTTTTGGTGATGTGAAGttaaaaatccaagaagcagaagacaatgttaaagcaaaaatgaTACATTCTGATGCTCATCCTCATAATGAACAAGCTTTGGAAGACTTAGTTGCATCTCAAAATGAAGATAATTCAAGGGAAGTACAATATAATACAATGCTCAAGAAAAAATCCATAATTAAATGG GAAGTTGAAGTTAATGATTCTAttcttgattcaattccaaaATTAATAACTGAAAATGATCAATTTATGCTAGAAGTCATTCCAGAAGCAGATGAGATTAAAGTTGCGGTATTTGAAATGGATGGTGATAGTGCTCCTGGTCCTGATAGTTTTTCAGGTATGTTTTATCAAGCATGCTGGCAAATTATTCAAGATGATTTTGTCAATGTTGTGCAATCTTGTTGGAGAAGAAAATATATTCCAAAAGGTCTCAATTCCAATTTTTTGGTCTTATTACCTAAAAGTCAAAGTCCTAAACAGCCTAATCagtttagaccaattggtttGAGTAACTTTAGTTTTAAAGTTTTCACCAAAATTTTATCCATGAGAATGGCCAGCCTGATGAACAAATTAGTATCTTCACAACAAGTGGCATATATCAAGGGCAGAAGCATTCATGAGCAGGTACTCTTAGCATCTGAATTAgtgaatgaaatgaaaaagaagaggAGGGGAGGAAATTTCAGCCTAAAACTTGATATCACTCAAGCTTATGATTCAGTAAGATGGGTTTTCTTATTCAAAGTGTTTCAACAATATGGATTTTCTTTAGCTTGGTGTGACTGGTTAAAAGAACTGTTATCTTCTACAAAAATCTCTGTTATGGTTAATGGAGGACCAAATGGCTTTTTCTCAATGCACAGGGGTTTGAATCAGGGTGACCCATTGTCTCccattctttttgtttttatggAGGAAGTTTTGAGTAAAGGATTACAAAATATGGTGGAGAAGAATAAATTACAACCAATGTTAATAAGGAATGGTATTTCTCATACTCACCTCTTATTCGTTGATGATGTTTTCATTTTTTGTAATGGTTCAAAAAAGAATTTGCAAAATCTGTTACTTTTTCTTAAAGATTATCAAAGATTCTCTGGTCAA ATGGATTTAACTTCATTTCCAGATAAATACTTGGGGGTGATTATTCATTCAGGAAGAATTAAAACAGCTATTGTATACCCCATGGTTGAAATGATGCAAGACTATTTGGCAGTTTGGAAAG TTAAATTCAAAGATAAGAATAGGAAATGTATATCTCAATGGAAGCTTTCTTCAGTGTGTCCTGGTTTAAAATGGGCTTG TCCTATAATTGAATCTATTGGTTTCACTGATTATGTCAAAAACAATATTCAAATGAAAGTGAAGGATTTGTTACATAATGGTATATGGAAGATTCCTATTGAATTACAAAGCTATATCAATTCTCCATTACCTATTGTAAGTGGTGCTCAAGATTCAGTTATCTGGTGTGGTGATACAAAAGGTAACTTCTCCACAGCATTAGCAGTAAATGTCATCAGATTCAAACAACCAAAACTCCATTGGCCTGTTCAAATTTGGAAGCATTTTCTTCACTCTGGAATTTCTAGCAATATCTGGAAAATTCAGCAAGGGGTTTTTGTGGATGATCAAAAAAGA gtaacatctttcacttctCCATTCCTTGATCTTTTGATAACATTTTTCAATTGGCAAAACACCAAAGTTCCATTGTCAAAGAAATCTGGATCACAGCAGCTCTTGCCACAATAA